One genomic window of Penaeus chinensis breed Huanghai No. 1 chromosome 35, ASM1920278v2, whole genome shotgun sequence includes the following:
- the LOC125044439 gene encoding glucoside xylosyltransferase 2-like, whose amino-acid sequence MAFISYIRTIRARGRPVVPIALVLCIYTFAKYNFSLDDNGRSASLNPEALTSNTEAFSSVGQNGETQTARKEELVFFLIQCEGTPTSNQGGKKASDIGRQIRQAAVMLKSAAALTSTFLRFLVIADSKSLYQRLVNTTSNWPIEYQQRLSFEYYDVWYPPGREDMRNMFRVCATERLFLPDMFPNLDAAIYIDTDLVFLRPPEDLWAEFRKFNDRQVAAMAPCLYHYGSTRNKIPFYGSSGLNAGIMHMNLTRMKSFPGGGWTPAVMKVFDNFRQRIKLADQDMLNILFHKHPQKLYELGCEWNYRVWQCSQGGNMCPQASTNGVSILHGNALAFVSGAERKLQAVFDAWERHQLGDPLRGLFTSLQEDLAEVSKKGLQSKCARISNIDAILTKEFEKHVK is encoded by the exons ATGGCCTTCATATCATATATCCGAACA ATTCGTGCAAGAGGTCGACCGGTAGTCCCTATTGCACTTGTCCTCTGCATCTATACTTTCGCCAAATACAATTTTTCTCTCGACGACAATGGTCGCTCAGCGAGTCTTAATCCCGAAGCTCTGACCTCGAACACAGAAGCTTTTTCCAGTGTTG GTCAGAATGGGGAGACGCAGACAGCCAGAAAAGAAGAATTGGTCTTTTTCCTCATCCAATGTGAAG GAACGCCAACATCCAACCAGGGGGGTAAGAAGGCATCTGATATCGGTCGTCAGATTCGTCAGGCCGCTGTTATGCTGAAGTCAGCGGCCGCTTTGACCTCAACCTTTCTCAG GTTCCTGGTGATTGCAGATTCAAAGTCTTTATACCAGCGGCTGGTGAATACGACATCGAACTGGCCCATCGAATACCAACAGCGCCTCTCCTTCGAGTACTACGACGTGTGGTACCCTCCGGGACGGGAGGATATGCGCAACATGTTCCGGGTGTGCGCCACGGAGAGGCTCTTCCTACCGGACATGTTCCCCAACCTGGACGCGGCCATTTACATCGACACCGACCTCGTGTTCCTTCGTCCCCCGGAGGACCTGTGGGCCGAATTCCGAAAGTTCAACGATAGGCAAGTGGCTGCGATGGCACCTTGTCTCTATCACTATGGCTCGACCAGGAACAAG ATCCCCTTTTACGGATCGTCGGGCCTCAACGCAGGCATCATGCACATGAACCTAACGCGCATGAAGAGCTTCCCGGGAGGTGGTTGGACGCCGGCTGTCATGAAGGTCTTTGACAATTTCAGACAAAGGATCAAACTGGCTGATCAAGACATGCTGAACATCCTCTTTCATAAG CATCCACAGAAGCTTTATGAACTGGGATGTGAGTGGAACTACCGCGTATGGCAGTGTTCTCAGGGGGGTAACATGTGCCCTCAAGCAAGCACCAACGGCGTGTCCATCCTGCATGGCAACGCCCTTGCTTTCGTCAGCGGTGCAGAAAGGAAATTGCAG gcGGTGTTCGATGCATGGGAGCGACACCAACTAGGAGATCCACTGCGTGGTCTCTTCACCTCACTCCAGGAAGACCTCGCAGAAGTTAGTAAGAAGGGCCTGCAGTCCAAATGTGCGAGGATTTCTAACATTGATGCTATCCTAACTAAGGAGTTTGAGAAACATGTAAAGTGA
- the LOC125044268 gene encoding T-complex protein 1 subunit theta-like, translating to MALHVPKAPGFASMLKDGARHYSGLEEAVFRNIAACKEFSNTLKTAYGPQGRNKMVINHLEKLFVTNDAATIIRELEVEHPAAKLMVLASQMQEQEMGDGTNWVIIFAGALLEAAEDLIRMGLTPTDVAEGYQLALNKAIEILPTLKCWEVTDPKDMETVTKALRTAIMSKQYGHEDFLANLVAKACISILPEKTTFNVDNVRICKIVGSGINRSEVIQGMVFRRTVEGSVTSKVKAKLAVYSCPFDVTTTETKGTVLIKTADELANFSRGEESKMEDDVKALAAAGVSVVVAGGKIGDLALHYLNKYDIMAVRVTSKWDLRRLCKTVGAIILPKMICPTKEEIGFCDKVFMDEVGDTPVTIFRQESAESRIATIVIRGSTDNYMDDIERAVDDAVNTFKGICRDGNCVAGAGGTEVELSRLIEQYGSQCPGLEQYSIKKFADALKVFPKVLADNCGENYQETLSNLLAAHSEGKTNVGFDCEGEGTLVVDTKEKEIFDLYLTKFWALKYATSAANQILRVDQIIMAKRAGGPKARGMGPQDPDDD from the exons ATGGCTCTCCACGTCCCTAAAGCTCCGGGATTCGCCTCTATGCTCAAGGATGGTGCCAGG CACTATTCCGGGCTAGAGGAGGCTGTGTTCCGTAACATCGCTGCATGCAAGGAATTCAGCAACACACTAAAGACCGCCTATGGACCACAAGGCCGCAACAAGATGGTCATCAACCACCTGGAGAAGCTGTTTGTAACCAACGATGCTGCCACCATTATCAGAGAACTGGAG GTTGAACACCCAGCAGCCAAACTGATGGTTCTGGCCTCTCAGATGCAAGAACAAGAAATGGGGGATGGAACAAATTGGGTTATCATATTTGCTGGAGCTTTGTTAGAGGCGGCGGAGGACCTCATTCGCATGGGCCTCACTCCCACAGATGTTGCAGAGGGCTATCAACTGGCGCTAAACAAGGCCATTGAAATCCTTCCCACCCTCAAGTGCTGGGAAGTCACTGACCCAAAGGATATGGAAACG GTAACAAAGGCTCTCCGTACAGCCATCATGAGCAAACAATATGGTCATGAAGACTTCCTTGCAAACCTTGTAGCCAAAGCTTGCATCTCCATCCTCCCAGAGAAGACCACCTTCAATGTTGACAATGTGCGCATTTGCAAAATCGTTGGATCGGGCATTAACCGCTCGGAAGTGATTCAG GGTATGGTATTCAGGAGGACAGTCGAAGGCTCTGTGACCTCTAAAGTAAAGGCCAAGTTGGCTGTCTACTCTTGCCCATTTGATGTTACAACCACAGAGACCAAGGGAACTGTTTTGATCAAGACAGCTGATGAACTAGCAAACTTCTCTCGTGGTGAAGAGTCCAAAATGGAAGATGAT GTGAAAGCTCTTGCTGCAGCAGGAGTGAGTGTTGTGGTTGCTGGAGGCAAGATTGGAGACCTAGCTCTTCATTACTTGAACAAATATGACATCATGGCCGTCCGTGTCACAAGCAAGTGGGATCTCAGACGGTTGTGCAAGACTGTTGGCGCAATCATTCTGCCCAAAATGATCTGCCCCACGAAGGAAGAGATTGGATTCTGTGACAAGGTCTTCATGGATGAAGTAGGAGATACCCCTGTCACGATCTtcag GCAAGAGAGTGCAGAATCCAGAATTGCCACAATTGTTATTCGAGGCTCCACTGACAACTACATGGATGACATTGAGAGAGCTGTGGATGATGCAGTCAACACTTTCAAGGGAATTTGCAGG GATGGAAACTGTGTTGCAGGTGCTGGAGGCACAGAAGTAGAGCTTAGCCGGCTCATTGAACAATATGGATCTCAGTGTCCTGGTCTTGAACAGTATTCTATCAAGAAATTTGCTGATGCTCTCAAAGTTTTTCCCAAG GTCCTTGCAGACAACTGTGGTGAAAATTACCAAGAGACTTTGTCCAACTTATTAGCAGCACACTCTGAAGGCAAAACCAATGTAGGTTTTGACTGTGAAGGAGAAGGCACGTTAGTAGTTGATACTAAGGAAAAGGAAATCTTTGATCTCTACCTCACCAAGTTCTGGGCACTGAAGTACGCGACCTCTGCTGCCAACCAGATTCTCCGTGTTGATCAGATCATTATGGCGAAGAGGGCAGGTGGTCCCAAGGCAAGAGGAATGGGCCCCCAGGATCCTGATGATGATTAA